In Chiloscyllium plagiosum isolate BGI_BamShark_2017 chromosome 30, ASM401019v2, whole genome shotgun sequence, a genomic segment contains:
- the LOC122564647 gene encoding POU domain, class 5, transcription factor 3-like, translating to MSVSPGQGANGARSIQSPERPTLVPFGNGVVQDVGAQFYKPGYNGLSAQYLFPFPALKGEYGGHSESPLGDCAAVSHSGYWYPFPSTEPVPSHGSGHHSQLAAAGGYINRPEVKTEKESRGYPQEVRYSSPSAPGPSYPPRWGGPFWQPALAAPSSNSSSGSSSSSSSTSSGPLPSQSYGPFPSPPQMYPSPSQQSDSSQPVQSNTGSTETTSEEGQSSDSEEEYPTKEKMEQFAKELKHKRITLGFTQADVGLALGNLYGKMFSQTTICRFEALQLSFKNMCKLKPILQRWLNDAENNGGLQEICNMEQVLDQSRKRKRRTSIENGVKRNLETYFMKCPKPTSEEISQIAEDLCLDKEVIRVWFCNRRQKGKRMTLPCMEENDVQIPEGSPLHLSPGALMLPEPTATQGYSAAMVPPPMYMTPFPQALHPAVSMGNHTS from the exons ATGTCAGTCAGCCCTGGTCAGGGAGCTAATGGGGCCAGGTCAATCCAGTCTCCCGAGAGACCAACTCTGGTACCTTTTGGGAATGGGGTTGTCCAGGATGTGGGTGCCCAGTTTTATAAACCTGGTTACAATGGTCTCTCGGCCCAGTATCTCTTTCCTTTCCCAGCCCTGAAAGGGGAGTATGGGGGCCACTCTGAGTCTCCCCTTGGGGACTGTGCAGCAGTCTCTCACTCTGGTTACTGGTATCCCTTCCCTAGTACTGAGCCAGTGCCAAGCCATGGAAGCGGGCACCATTCCCAACTGGCAGCAGCTGGAGGATACATCAACCGGCCGGAGGTCAAAACCGAGAAGGAGAGCAGAGGTTACCCCCAGGAGGTGAGATACAGTTCACCCAGCGCCCCGGGCCCTTCCTACCCTCCCCGATGGGGTGGCCCATTCTGGCAGCCGGCCCTGGCCGCCCCCAGCAGCAACTCGAGCTCCGGCTCCTCCTCGTCGTCGTCGTCCACCTCCTCAGGGCCGCTTCCCAGTCAGAGCTATGGGCCCTTCCCCTCACCCCCACAGATGTACCCCAGTCCCTCCCAGCAAAGCGACAGCAGCCAGCCtgtccagtccaacactggctccacTGAGACAACGAGCGAGGAAGGTCAATCCAGCGACAGCGAGGAG GAGTACCCCACCAAAGAGAAAATGGAACAGTTTGCCAAAGAATTGAAACATAAGAGGATTACACTTGGCTTCACACAGGCTGATGTTGGATTAGCTTTGGGAAATCTCTATG GGAAGATGTTCAGCCAGACCACCATCTGCAGGTTTGAAGCACTCCAGTTGAGTTTCAAAAACATGTGCAAGTTGAAGCCAATACTTCAGCGTTGGCTGAATGACGCGGAGAATAATGGTGGCCTGCAGGAG ATTTGTAACATGGAGCAGGTTCTGGATCAGTCAAGGAAACGGAAGAGAAGAACCAGTATTGAGAACGGTGTGAAGAGAAACTTGGAGACCTACTTCATGAAGTGTCCTAAGCCTACCAGTGAGGAGATCTCCCAGATTGCTGAAGATCTCTGCTTAGACAAAGAG GTGATCAGAGTTTGGTTTTGCAATAGACGACAGAAAGGGAAGAGGATGACTCTACCGTGTATGGAAGAGAACGATGTACAGATTCCTGAGGGGAGTCCACTCCACCTGTCTCCCGGTGCTCTGATGTTACCTGAGCCCACAGCAACCCAAGGATACAGTGCAGCTATGGTGCCACCTCCCATGTATATGACCCCCTTCCCTCAAGCTCTGCACCCGGCTGTCTCCATGGGCAACCACACCAGTTAG